The region GGTGCGCCAGTGGCAACAAACTTTCTACGAAGAGCGCTATTCTGCTTCCAATATGTCCCAGGGCATGCCGGACATTAATCTCCTCTGTGAAGCCTATGGCATCAAGGGTATTACCGTGCGTAAGCGGGAAGATTTGGCCCCGGCGATCGCTGAAATGCTAGCCCATAATGGCCCTGTGGTAATGGATGTGGTAGTCAAAAAAGATGAAAACTGCTACCCCATGATTGCCCCCGGCATGAGCAATGCCCAAATGCTCGGCTTACCGGAAGTACCAGTGCGGGACAATGCTCCCCAGATGGTGGAGTGCAACCATTGTCAGACTCAAAATCTCATCACCCATCGCTTTTGTTCCGATTGTGGCGCCAAGCTCTAACTAACTGGAAGCAAACCAGTGATAAAATCATCGGGAATATGGCAGGGAAAATTTTGGCAATTACTTTTCTCCTGCCTTTTTTGTTTTTATGCCAGTACCTTAATCAGTGCTTTGCCCAATAGTTTGACTTAAATAGCTTAACCATTGCTAACCCCTTGGAGATAGTAAGTATGCTTGCTTCTAGTCCCAATCCAACCCTGACCTTAGCTGACTTTTTGGCATTGCCCCATATAGACGACTCGCCAGCTTGGGAATACGTAAACGGAACTATTGCGCAAAAACCAATGCCTAAGACCTTCCATAGCCGACTGCAACTAAAACTAGCTAGCATGATCGATTTAGCAGGAGAAAGTAACAAAAATGTTTTGGCTTTCACTCAACTGCGGTGTAACTTGACTGAAAGATCAATAGTGCCGGATATTGTAGTTTTAGGTTGGGAGCATCTGCCGATTAATGATTCCGGAGAGCTGGAAAATCAAGCAATTAGTTTTAGTTTTGCACCGGATTGGGTAATTGAAATCCTTTCTCCCCAACAAAGTTTAGCCAAGGTGATGAAAAATATTCTCTATTGTTTAGATCAAGGTAGTGAGTTGGGTTGGCTGATTAATCCGGAAGAACGATCCATTTTAGTTCTTCTATCCCAGCAAGCGCCCCAGTGTTATCTTAGCGATGATCCGGAGAT is a window of Synechocystis sp. PCC 7338 DNA encoding:
- a CDS encoding Uma2 family endonuclease is translated as MLASSPNPTLTLADFLALPHIDDSPAWEYVNGTIAQKPMPKTFHSRLQLKLASMIDLAGESNKNVLAFTQLRCNLTERSIVPDIVVLGWEHLPINDSGELENQAISFSFAPDWVIEILSPQQSLAKVMKNILYCLDQGSELGWLINPEERSILVLLSQQAPQCYLSDDPEINNGQEILPVLSGLDLKLTTEKIFSWLEFSR